A single region of the Strigops habroptila isolate Jane chromosome 3, bStrHab1.2.pri, whole genome shotgun sequence genome encodes:
- the SOCS2 gene encoding suppressor of cytokine signaling 2 isoform X4, whose amino-acid sequence MTLRSAESLESTEGSRARWGHPGTAAPFAEEFCEAAQLAAAMEELRRAGWYWGNMTVAEAKERLQDAPEGTFLVRDSSHSEYLLTISVKTSAGPTNLRIEYQDGKFRLDSITCVRSRLKQFNSVVHLIEYYVLMCKNRTETPSNGTVHLYLNKPLYTSTPSLQHRCRITINKCTNQIWELPLPTRLKEYLKEYQYQE is encoded by the exons ATGACCCTGCGCTCCGCCGAGTCCCTGGAGAGCACGGAGGGCTCCCGGGCGCGCTGGGGACACCCCGGGACGGCGGCGCCTTTTGCCGAGGAGTTCTGTGAGGCGGCGCAGTTGGCCGCCGCTATGGAGGAGCTGCGGCGGGCAG GATGGTACTGGGGCAACATGACTGTTGCTGAAGCCAAAGAGAGATTACAGGATGCTCCCGAAGGGACCTTCTTGGTTAGGGATAGTTCACATTCAGAGTATCTATTGACTATTTCGGTAAAAACGTCAGCGGGACCGACCAATCTACGTATAGAATATCAAGATGGCAAGTTTAGGCTGGACTCTATCACATGTGTCAGATCCAGACTTAAGCAGTTCAACAGTGTTGTTCATTTGATTGAGTACTATGTTCTTATGTgcaagaacagaacagagaCACCTTCAAATGGAACAGTCCACCTTTACTTGAACAAACCTCTCTATACGTCCACTCCATCTCTGCAACATCGCTGCAGAATAACTATAAACAAATGTACAAATCAGATCTGGGAGCTGCCATTGCCAACAAGACTAAAAGAGTACTTGAAAGAGTACCAATACCag
- the SOCS2 gene encoding suppressor of cytokine signaling 2 isoform X2 — translation MTLRSAESLESTEGSRARWGHPGTAAPFAEEFCEAAQLAAAMEELRRAGWYWGNMTVAEAKERLQDAPEGTFLVRDSSHSEYLLTISVKTSAGPTNLRIEYQDGKFRLDSITCVRSRLKQFNSVVHLIEYYVLMCKNRTETPSNGTVHLYLNKPLYTSTPSLQHRCRITINKCTNQIWELPLPTRLKEYLKEYQYQDV, via the exons ATGACCCTGCGCTCCGCCGAGTCCCTGGAGAGCACGGAGGGCTCCCGGGCGCGCTGGGGACACCCCGGGACGGCGGCGCCTTTTGCCGAGGAGTTCTGTGAGGCGGCGCAGTTGGCCGCCGCTATGGAGGAGCTGCGGCGGGCAG GATGGTACTGGGGCAACATGACTGTTGCTGAAGCCAAAGAGAGATTACAGGATGCTCCCGAAGGGACCTTCTTGGTTAGGGATAGTTCACATTCAGAGTATCTATTGACTATTTCGGTAAAAACGTCAGCGGGACCGACCAATCTACGTATAGAATATCAAGATGGCAAGTTTAGGCTGGACTCTATCACATGTGTCAGATCCAGACTTAAGCAGTTCAACAGTGTTGTTCATTTGATTGAGTACTATGTTCTTATGTgcaagaacagaacagagaCACCTTCAAATGGAACAGTCCACCTTTACTTGAACAAACCTCTCTATACGTCCACTCCATCTCTGCAACATCGCTGCAGAATAACTATAAACAAATGTACAAATCAGATCTGGGAGCTGCCATTGCCAACAAGACTAAAAGAGTACTTGAAAGAGTACCAATACCag
- the SOCS2 gene encoding suppressor of cytokine signaling 2 isoform X3 produces the protein MTLRSAESLESTEGSRARWGHPGTAAPFAEEFCEAAQLAAAMEELRRAGWYWGNMTVAEAKERLQDAPEGTFLVRDSSHSEYLLTISVKTSAGPTNLRIEYQDGKFRLDSITCVRSRLKQFNSVVHLIEYYVLMCKNRTETPSNGTVHLYLNKPLYTSTPSLQHRCRITINKCTNQIWELPLPTRLKEYLKEYQYQV, from the exons ATGACCCTGCGCTCCGCCGAGTCCCTGGAGAGCACGGAGGGCTCCCGGGCGCGCTGGGGACACCCCGGGACGGCGGCGCCTTTTGCCGAGGAGTTCTGTGAGGCGGCGCAGTTGGCCGCCGCTATGGAGGAGCTGCGGCGGGCAG GATGGTACTGGGGCAACATGACTGTTGCTGAAGCCAAAGAGAGATTACAGGATGCTCCCGAAGGGACCTTCTTGGTTAGGGATAGTTCACATTCAGAGTATCTATTGACTATTTCGGTAAAAACGTCAGCGGGACCGACCAATCTACGTATAGAATATCAAGATGGCAAGTTTAGGCTGGACTCTATCACATGTGTCAGATCCAGACTTAAGCAGTTCAACAGTGTTGTTCATTTGATTGAGTACTATGTTCTTATGTgcaagaacagaacagagaCACCTTCAAATGGAACAGTCCACCTTTACTTGAACAAACCTCTCTATACGTCCACTCCATCTCTGCAACATCGCTGCAGAATAACTATAAACAAATGTACAAATCAGATCTGGGAGCTGCCATTGCCAACAAGACTAAAAGAGTACTTGAAAGAGTACCAATACCaggtataa
- the SOCS2 gene encoding suppressor of cytokine signaling 2 isoform X1: MTLRSAESLESTEGSRARWGHPGTAAPFAEEFCEAAQLAAAMEELRRAGWYWGNMTVAEAKERLQDAPEGTFLVRDSSHSEYLLTISVKTSAGPTNLRIEYQDGKFRLDSITCVRSRLKQFNSVVHLIEYYVLMCKNRTETPSNGTVHLYLNKPLYTSTPSLQHRCRITINKCTNQIWELPLPTRLKEYLKEYQYQSWSH, translated from the exons ATGACCCTGCGCTCCGCCGAGTCCCTGGAGAGCACGGAGGGCTCCCGGGCGCGCTGGGGACACCCCGGGACGGCGGCGCCTTTTGCCGAGGAGTTCTGTGAGGCGGCGCAGTTGGCCGCCGCTATGGAGGAGCTGCGGCGGGCAG GATGGTACTGGGGCAACATGACTGTTGCTGAAGCCAAAGAGAGATTACAGGATGCTCCCGAAGGGACCTTCTTGGTTAGGGATAGTTCACATTCAGAGTATCTATTGACTATTTCGGTAAAAACGTCAGCGGGACCGACCAATCTACGTATAGAATATCAAGATGGCAAGTTTAGGCTGGACTCTATCACATGTGTCAGATCCAGACTTAAGCAGTTCAACAGTGTTGTTCATTTGATTGAGTACTATGTTCTTATGTgcaagaacagaacagagaCACCTTCAAATGGAACAGTCCACCTTTACTTGAACAAACCTCTCTATACGTCCACTCCATCTCTGCAACATCGCTGCAGAATAACTATAAACAAATGTACAAATCAGATCTGGGAGCTGCCATTGCCAACAAGACTAAAAGAGTACTTGAAAGAGTACCAATACCag agtTGGAGCCATTAA